The genomic region GTACGGCTCCGCTGGCGTTGTCGCTGAAGCCGTCGGCCCCGATCTCCTCGGCGAAACGCTGGGTCACCGGGGCGCCGCCCACCATCACCTTCACCTGCCCCCGCAGCCCCGCCTGCTCCACCGCCTCCACCGTCTGCTTCATCCCCGGCATCGTCGTGGTCAGCAGCGCCGACATCGCGATGACCTGGGCGCCACGCTCCCGCGCCGCCTCCACGAA from Chthonomonadales bacterium harbors:
- a CDS encoding cobalamin-dependent protein (Presence of a B(12) (cobalamin)-binding domain implies dependence on cobalamin itself, in one of its several forms, or in some unusual lineages, dependence on a cobalamin-like analog.); its protein translation is FVEAARERGAQVIAMSALLTTTMPGMKQTVEAVEQAGLRGQVKVMVGGAPVTQRFAEEIGADGFSDNASGAVRAVRELVSA